Proteins encoded together in one Pseudomonas arsenicoxydans window:
- a CDS encoding cation diffusion facilitator family transporter gives MTHSHDGHADVPKRYDKAFGLGIALNFGFVLIEAFYGWKIDSLALLADAGHNLSDVGGLILAWAALAATRLQPNDRHTFGWRRGSILASFINAFVLLIAMGSLGWEAFQRLQAPVAIAGVTVMLVAGIGILVNTITAWLFISGSRNDLNLRGAFLHMSADALVSVGVLLAGALYQWKGWNWIDPVISLVIAVIIVVTTWSLFRKSLHLLFDGVPDQVNLPSIRQYLLSQPGIIDIHDLHVWAMSTTEVALTAHLVMASLPDSDQLLRDVAEELREHFEITHCTLQLERDLGCSSGCNGL, from the coding sequence ATGACTCATTCGCATGATGGTCATGCTGACGTACCCAAGAGATACGACAAGGCTTTCGGTCTTGGTATAGCGCTAAATTTCGGTTTTGTTTTAATCGAAGCGTTCTATGGCTGGAAAATTGACTCACTGGCTCTCTTGGCGGATGCGGGCCATAACCTTAGCGATGTGGGAGGATTGATTCTGGCTTGGGCGGCGTTGGCCGCTACACGCTTACAGCCAAATGATCGGCATACCTTTGGTTGGCGACGGGGCTCGATTCTCGCTAGTTTTATCAATGCGTTTGTTTTGCTGATTGCGATGGGATCGCTTGGATGGGAGGCGTTTCAACGCCTGCAGGCTCCGGTGGCGATAGCTGGTGTAACAGTGATGCTCGTTGCTGGTATCGGTATTTTGGTCAATACCATTACCGCTTGGCTGTTCATTTCTGGAAGCCGAAACGATCTAAATTTGCGCGGAGCTTTCCTTCATATGTCAGCCGATGCTCTGGTATCGGTAGGCGTATTGCTGGCAGGGGCGTTGTATCAATGGAAAGGTTGGAACTGGATTGACCCGGTAATTAGTTTGGTGATTGCCGTTATTATCGTCGTTACTACTTGGTCATTGTTTCGTAAATCCCTACATTTGCTGTTTGACGGCGTTCCCGATCAGGTCAATTTGCCTTCGATACGTCAATATCTCCTGAGTCAGCCAGGCATCATCGATATCCACGATTTGCATGTGTGGGCTATGAGCACGACGGAGGTTGCGCTGACTGCACATTTGGTTATGGCGTCATTGCCGGATAGCGATCAGTTGTTGCGGGATGTAGCTGAAGAATTACGTGAGCACTTCGAGATCACTCATTGCACTCTGCAACTGGAGCGCGATCTAGGCTGTTCGTCAGGTTGTAACGGGCTATAG
- a CDS encoding thioredoxin family protein, with protein sequence MKDIKVLGSGCAKCKSTVAIIEQVASAKGVPVKLEKIEDMQQIVSYGVMSTPSVVIDGKVVHSGGIPTRDKVEQWLSA encoded by the coding sequence ATGAAAGACATCAAGGTTCTGGGCTCCGGTTGTGCAAAATGTAAATCGACAGTAGCCATCATCGAACAGGTGGCGAGTGCGAAAGGCGTCCCCGTAAAACTGGAAAAAATCGAAGACATGCAACAGATCGTCAGCTACGGGGTAATGTCCACGCCAAGTGTCGTGATTGATGGAAAGGTTGTTCACTCAGGTGGCATCCCGACCCGTGACAAGGTCGAACAGTGGCTCAGTGCTTGA
- a CDS encoding permease → MSEMIVRWPERNPRLFLAVAALIWFGLYEALIPISEALVAAIPVDRNSHLGGALQFFFYDTPKVLMLLTGIVFLMGMLNSHFTPERTRALLAGRSEGMANVMAASLGVFTPFCSCSAVPLFIGFVQAGVPLGVTFSFLISAPMVNEVALTLLLGLFGWKVALLYLSLGLFIAIVAGWVIGRLKMEAHLEDWVRNMPKIQATAGDTSMPLHERINAGFTSVREIVGKVWPYILAGIAIGAGIHGYVPEDFMASFMGKEAWWSVPLAVLIGIPMYTNAAGIIPIVQALLAKGAALGTVLAFMMSVIALSLPEMVILRKVLKVRLIATFIGVVAVGILIVGYVFNFTL, encoded by the coding sequence ATGAGCGAAATGATTGTGCGCTGGCCTGAGCGGAATCCCCGCCTCTTCTTAGCAGTAGCCGCACTGATTTGGTTTGGTTTGTATGAGGCCCTGATTCCCATTTCGGAGGCTTTGGTCGCAGCGATTCCGGTTGATCGTAATAGCCACCTTGGAGGCGCCTTACAGTTTTTTTTCTACGACACGCCCAAAGTGCTGATGCTGCTGACCGGCATCGTGTTCTTGATGGGTATGCTCAACTCCCACTTCACCCCTGAGCGCACCCGCGCACTGTTGGCGGGGCGAAGCGAGGGTATGGCCAATGTAATGGCGGCCTCTCTGGGTGTGTTTACCCCCTTTTGTTCCTGTTCAGCCGTTCCTCTATTTATAGGTTTTGTTCAAGCCGGGGTGCCACTAGGGGTGACTTTCTCTTTCCTCATTTCTGCGCCCATGGTGAATGAGGTAGCGCTGACACTGCTGCTTGGCCTGTTCGGCTGGAAAGTTGCGCTGCTATACCTCAGCCTGGGTTTGTTTATTGCGATTGTTGCTGGTTGGGTCATCGGGCGCCTGAAAATGGAGGCCCATCTGGAAGACTGGGTTCGTAATATGCCCAAGATCCAGGCAACCGCCGGGGACACGAGTATGCCGCTGCATGAGCGAATAAATGCCGGGTTTACCAGCGTGCGTGAAATCGTCGGGAAAGTATGGCCTTACATCCTTGCCGGCATAGCCATTGGCGCAGGCATTCACGGGTATGTGCCTGAGGATTTCATGGCCAGTTTCATGGGCAAAGAAGCATGGTGGTCGGTACCTCTCGCGGTTCTTATAGGCATCCCCATGTATACCAATGCGGCTGGCATCATTCCTATTGTGCAGGCACTGCTCGCAAAGGGCGCGGCATTGGGCACTGTGCTGGCCTTCATGATGAGTGTCATCGCTCTATCCCTTCCTGAGATGGTGATCTTGCGCAAGGTGCTGAAAGTTCGCCTGATAGCCACCTTTATTGGGGTCGTAGCCGTCGGCATTCTGATCGTTGGTTACGTCTTCAACTTCACTTTGTAA
- a CDS encoding ArsO family NAD(P)H-dependent flavin-containing monooxygenase produces the protein MTHSISGQLDVVIIGGGQSALAVAYFLRRTQLSFVILDAEEEPGGAWRHGWNSLHLFSPATWSSIPGWMMPPTQEGYPSRNHVIGYLNQYEQRYQFPVERPVRVTSVEHMASGLRVRSDDRHWDARVVVSATGTWSNPYIPHYSGADLFAGRQLHSAHYVDAQPFEGKKVLVVGGGNSGAQILAEVSKVAETTWVTPVEPLFLPDEVDGRVLFERATERWKAQLEGRVIEQPVGGLGDIVMVPPVVEARERDVLKSVRPFERFTRNGVIWVDGSESAVDVVIWCTGFRPALQHLDTLGVINTEGRVDVEGTHSTEEPRLWLVGYGEWTGSASATLIGVTRTARSTVNEIATFLGDPSEA, from the coding sequence ATGACTCATTCGATCAGTGGCCAGCTAGATGTAGTCATTATCGGCGGGGGCCAGTCAGCCTTGGCGGTAGCGTATTTCCTACGCCGAACTCAATTGTCATTCGTTATCCTCGATGCGGAGGAAGAACCCGGTGGTGCCTGGCGACACGGCTGGAATTCGCTACATCTATTCTCCCCAGCCACTTGGAGTTCGATCCCTGGCTGGATGATGCCCCCCACGCAAGAGGGTTACCCTTCGCGCAACCATGTGATCGGTTACCTCAACCAGTACGAGCAGCGCTACCAATTTCCTGTCGAGCGCCCGGTTCGGGTCACTTCTGTGGAGCATATGGCGTCTGGTTTACGGGTTCGTTCTGACGACAGGCATTGGGATGCCAGGGTTGTGGTCAGCGCTACAGGCACCTGGAGCAATCCCTACATCCCTCACTACTCAGGTGCCGATTTATTCGCCGGTCGGCAGTTGCACTCCGCGCACTATGTCGACGCCCAACCGTTCGAGGGCAAGAAGGTGTTGGTGGTGGGTGGCGGTAATTCAGGGGCACAGATTTTGGCCGAGGTTTCCAAGGTCGCCGAGACCACCTGGGTGACCCCCGTCGAACCATTGTTTTTACCGGACGAAGTGGATGGGCGGGTACTGTTCGAGCGCGCAACCGAGCGCTGGAAAGCCCAACTGGAGGGGCGCGTCATTGAGCAGCCCGTTGGTGGACTGGGTGACATTGTCATGGTGCCGCCAGTTGTCGAAGCCCGTGAGCGCGACGTCCTCAAGTCTGTACGCCCTTTTGAACGTTTCACTCGCAACGGCGTGATTTGGGTCGACGGTTCCGAATCTGCGGTGGACGTGGTGATTTGGTGCACTGGATTCAGACCAGCCCTACAGCATCTGGATACGCTAGGGGTGATCAACACCGAGGGCCGCGTTGATGTCGAAGGTACCCACTCGACCGAAGAGCCAAGGCTGTGGCTGGTCGGTTACGGCGAGTGGACAGGTTCGGCTTCCGCCACGCTGATCGGTGTAACACGCACAGCACGCAGCACAGTCAATGAGATCGCAACCTTTCTTGGCGATCCGTCCGAGGCCTAG